The Dehalococcoides mccartyi CG5 genome contains the following window.
CAGGTTTACAATATCTTCTGGTTTTATGCGTGCATGACTGGGGCAATAGCCCGGCCAGCTTATTATTTTTTTACTGGTGCGTTCTTTGACAAAAGCCCCCAGATACTGGTCAGGTACGAACAAAACTGTATCTGATTTCAGGCTTTCCACCACTTTGACGGCATTAGCCGAAGTACAGCAAATATCCGACTCGGCCTTGACCTCAGCTGTAGAGTTAACATAACATACCACCGGCAGTCCGGGATGACGGGATTTGAATTCCCTGAGTTCCGCCCCGCTTATCATATCCGCCATAGGGCAACCGGCCCTTGGTTCAGGTGCAAGCACTATCTTTTCGGGGCTGAGAATGGCCGCTGTTTCCGCCATAAAGTGAACTCCGCAAAATACTATTACTTCGGCATCAACCTTTGCCGCCTTACGGGCCAGTTCCAGCGAATCACCCACAAAATCCGCTGCGTCCTGAATTTCTCCAAGCTGGTAGTTGTGGGCCAGTATAATGGCCTTACGCTCTTTTTTCAGTTCCGCTATCTTGTGCGAAATAAGCTCTCTATACATATATCTGCCCCTTACGGCCTAATTTTACCACCCGAAGGATATAAAAACCTATACTATATGGCAAACCCGGCTAAACTCTATGGTTTGCAGCCGGGCTGTTTTACCTGATGAAGCGGAGTGTTGGGCTAAAGCGGTTTACGCGCCTGAATTATCTGAAACATGCCTAAAAGACGCTGGCGGCGGTTCAGGATTTCAAACCCGGCATCCTTTAGTTCACCGCTTAGTACTCCCGGCTGCATCATCTGGTAGGCAGGCAGACCTTCAAACACCCGTATAAATACCCTGATACCAAGTCCGCCGATACCCTGTGGCAGATTATAGTCCAGTACGTTGAAAACACCCCCCGGCTTAAGCACTTTGTAAACCTGTTTAATCGCTTCACAGCGGATAGGGGTGGGCATTTCGTGCAGCCCGTAAGATACAAAGGCCTTGTCAAAGGCACCCTCAGGGAAGGGCAGATTGTCACCCGAAGCCTGTTGGAAAACAGCCGGCATGCCCACTACCTTTTCTTTGGCTCTGGCCATCATATCCGGGGAAAGGTCAACACCTGTTACTTGACCGCCCTTCAGTTTTCCGGCTACCAGACGGGTAGTAGCACCTGTGCCGCAGCACATATCAATAATATTGTCTGCGGGCTGGATATTTGCCGCATCTACAAACTTGCGGCGAAAGCGTTCTTCCCCGCCGAAAGGCGTAAAAAGCAAGCGGGTTAAAAAGTCGTAAACTTTGGAATAACGTTTCCAGTAATCTGTCTTGTAATAGGAGGGCGGAGTAACTTTGTCCTGCATCATTTTTTGCCTTCCAGTTCATTATACTTTTCCAAGGCATTATAAAATGCCTTCCAGAACGGGTCAACCTGAGGGTGAACGAGGGGCTTTCCCTGCCCGTTTTCAATCATTTTCATACCGCTTCCGGCCGGGGTTATTTCACCCGCTACCGAGGCCTTGGTACCCTTAGCCGCCATAGCTGAAAGGATTGCTTCCGCCCGGTGGGCTCGGCAGGTGAGCAGCAGGGTACCCTCGCTTATAGACGCATAGGGGTCTATTTCAAACAGGGAGCAGATTTCTTTTACCCCGTCTTCAATAACAATTTTGTCTTTTTCTATGGTAACGCCCAGACCCGCGGCTTCAGCTATTTCATACAGCCCGCCCCAGATACCGCATTCGGTAGCATCATGCATGGCAGTTACCCCGTTATCCCGGACACCCACAGACACAGCTGCCAGAGCGTCTTCCACCACACTCATCTTATAAAAAATACCTTGCGCTTTTCGGCTGAAATCTTGTCCGTATTTTTTGGCCAGAAAACCGGGGAACATAGCAGCGAAAATACCGCAGGCTTCAATAGCCGGACCTTTGGTGATTATTATTTTATCACCGGGCTTTACAAATTCCGGGCCGACATACTGGTTAAGTTCACCTTCGCCGATTACAGTTGCCCCGCCAACGAAAGGATAGCTGCAGTTTTCATATCTGGCGGTATGCCCGGTTACTATAGATACGCCATTTTGGGCGCACTGGTCATGAATGACCTGCCAAACTAGACTCAGCTGGTCTTTGGTAATACTCATGGGCAAATTAAGGTCTATGGTCAGGTATTTGGGTTTTAAACCTGAGGTAACTGAATCTGAAAGGAGAATATGAATGGCAAACCAGGCCGCCCTTTCCCAACCATATTCAGGCACTATAAAGACCGGGTCGGTGGTCAGGGAAACAGCCTTGCCCCCCAGATTGATTACGGCGGCATCAACCCCGCTTCTGGGGCCGATAAGCACATCCTGTGAAGCTACCCCCAGTCTGGGATAGATAAGTTCCCG
Protein-coding sequences here:
- the nadA gene encoding quinolinate synthase NadA gives rise to the protein MYRELISHKIAELKKERKAIILAHNYQLGEIQDAADFVGDSLELARKAAKVDAEVIVFCGVHFMAETAAILSPEKIVLAPEPRAGCPMADMISGAELREFKSRHPGLPVVCYVNSTAEVKAESDICCTSANAVKVVESLKSDTVLFVPDQYLGAFVKERTSKKIISWPGYCPSHARIKPEDIVNLKKHYPAAKVIVHPESRPEVTALADEVLSTGQMVSYAARADVKELIVGTEIGMIYRLRKENPDKLFIPVSEQAVCANMKMTTLPKLLASLENMQAVVSVPEEIRVKAVGAVERMLRVV
- a CDS encoding class I SAM-dependent methyltransferase, whose amino-acid sequence is MMQDKVTPPSYYKTDYWKRYSKVYDFLTRLLFTPFGGEERFRRKFVDAANIQPADNIIDMCCGTGATTRLVAGKLKGGQVTGVDLSPDMMARAKEKVVGMPAVFQQASGDNLPFPEGAFDKAFVSYGLHEMPTPIRCEAIKQVYKVLKPGGVFNVLDYNLPQGIGGLGIRVFIRVFEGLPAYQMMQPGVLSGELKDAGFEILNRRQRLLGMFQIIQARKPL
- a CDS encoding AIR synthase family protein translates to MSEMPEIGKISPDIFRELIYPRLGVASQDVLIGPRSGVDAAVINLGGKAVSLTTDPVFIVPEYGWERAAWFAIHILLSDSVTSGLKPKYLTIDLNLPMSITKDQLSLVWQVIHDQCAQNGVSIVTGHTARYENCSYPFVGGATVIGEGELNQYVGPEFVKPGDKIIITKGPAIEACGIFAAMFPGFLAKKYGQDFSRKAQGIFYKMSVVEDALAAVSVGVRDNGVTAMHDATECGIWGGLYEIAEAAGLGVTIEKDKIVIEDGVKEICSLFEIDPYASISEGTLLLTCRAHRAEAILSAMAAKGTKASVAGEITPAGSGMKMIENGQGKPLVHPQVDPFWKAFYNALEKYNELEGKK